CCCTTGTACTCGCTACTTTAAAATCTCAGTACAAGCGTGAATTAATCAGAGTGCTAGAGTTTTACTTACATTGAAACTCAAATAACCGATACCTTACATTATCAAATCCCTTGTACTCGCTACTTTAAAATCTCAGTACAAGCGTGAATTAATCAGAGTGCTAGAGTTTTACTTACATTGAAACCCAAATAACCGATACCTTACATTATCAAAACCCCTGTACTCGCTACTTTAGAATACCAGTACAAGCGTGAATTGATCAAAGTGCTAGAGTTTGGTTTACTACCAGAATTTCTCCAATCTCATTAAAACCCATCAATTCAGCGCACTCTTCATCTTCTTACTCTTTCTCTGCTTACTTATTATAGAAATTGCCAGTATAATTACCGTAGAAAGATAAGGTATCATAAGTACAAACTGCGACGGAAACCCGTAAGCCTGCAGCCTCGCCCCTATAGAATCAGCGAAACCAAAGATAAAGCACCCCACAGTAGTAAATATCGGATTGGCATTTCCGAAAAACATCGCTGCCACTCCCATAAACCCTCTACCATTAGTCATATTTTCCACAAACATATTGGAATAACCAAGGGACAAATGTGCTCCCGCAAGTCCTCCTATTACCCCTGACAAAAGTATTACCTGAAACTTTCTTCTGTATGTATTAATTCCCGCAGTTTCCGCGGCTTCTTCATTCAATCCTATACTTCTTGTCCTTAATCCCCATATTGTTTTATACAACACAAACCACATTAGTAAAACAATTGGAACAACAAGAATCTCCATTAGTGAGTAATTATTAAAAATACTATTTAATACAGGTGATTTCTCCAAAAAGGCAAAATGTATCTTTGGCATCGGCGCTATTTCCGCCGAATAAAAACTTCCTGAAGCTTTTAGAAGTTTTTGTAATAAAAATCTTGTCAAAGCAAGTACCAAAAGATTTACAGTCATACCTACGGCGAATATATCACCTTTATATTTCAAATGAGCCAGTCCTATTATTACAGCCACTAAAAGACCTACTACTACTGCAGCCAAAACTGCAAGTATCCAGCTCCCTGTGAGAAAACTTACATACACTGCCATAAAAGCACTCATCAGCATTATTCCTTCCACACCTACATTCAGTATGTTTGCCTGCTGGGTTATTACCGCCGAAAAGGCTGCAAGCAGTATAGGAGTGGAAGCTCTTATTGTGGCATGTATTATTGAATAATCTATTATAGAAGTTAATCCTTTCATTTTTCTACTCCTTATTCTTTTTTTTCCTGCTTTTTATAAAACCAAACAAAGTATCCATTGTGGCAAGCAGTATAAACAATGCTATCAATACATCTATCAGAGACTTCGGCACTCCTGTGTACCTTTCCATTCCCAGAGATCCGCTCTTCAGTGCTGCTATAAACAGACTTAAAACCGGCAGTGCCGCGAGACTTCCCTTTGCTATCAGTGCCGCAAGCATACCGTCTCCTGCTATATTCAATGAGAAGTTATCCAAAAATACTCCGTAAATCCCCATTACCTCTATTGCTCCTGCAAGTCCTCCTATAGCTCCACTCATCAGCATACCTATTATCATAACTTTTTTTGGTCTTACCCCTGTATACTCAGCGAAAAACGGATTGCTTCCTGTATTTCTCATTTCGAAGCCAAGCTTGGTTTTTCTTATAATAAAGTATATAAGGATACACACGCCTATTGCTACGAATAAACCTATATTTGCCCTGCTGGGTTTTAATATTCTCAGCAGAGAAGCTGATTTTTCAATCGGCGGAGTTTGTGAAATACCTGTATGACCTGACAGCGGATAGTTTACCAAATAAGAAGTTATATAAATAGCCACATAATTCATAAGGATAGTTACACAAACTTCATTTACGCTAAAATATGCTTTTAGATACGCAGGTATAAATGCCCACGCAGCTCCCACGATCATCGCAGCTGCAAAACACAGAATTATGTGCAGTACACTTGGCATTCCTTTCAGACTGTACCCTACCCAGGCGGCAGTTACCGCCCCGAGATAGAGTTCACCTTCTACTCCTACGTTAAATACTCCTACTTTGGCTCCCACAATAAATGCAAGACCTGTAAGTAACAGAGGAACAAATTTTTCCAGAGTCGAACCCAGATTAAAATTTCCGACGAATGCCCCTCTGAACAGCTGAATATATGCTTCGACAGGATCTTCTCCCATTATGGCTATAATTATACCGCTTAAAAACATACATACAATAATGGAGATAAATATATTTATATACTTATTTTTCATATTCATGAGCCTTATTTCCTCCTGTCATTAGAAATCCTACGTTCTCCTCTGTAGCTTCTTCTGCGCTGAGAATTCCTGCAATTCCGCCTTCATACATTACTATTATTCTGTCAGATAGGGACATTACCTCTTCCAGTTCGGCCGAAACCAGTAAAATTCCTTTCCCTTTACTTTTATATTCATTTATACTTTTTCTGATAAACTCTATAGAACCTATATCTATTCCTCTTGTAGGCTGTGACGCAATAAGAAGATCAGACTCGCTTCCCAGTTCCCTTGCTACAATTATTTTCTGTGCATTTCCTCCTGACAGACTTTTTGTGCTTATTTCGGGATTATCCGGACGTATATCAAATTTCTTTATTGCTTCTACAGCATAATTTCTTATTTTTTTATAATCCAACAGAACTTTTCCAGAAAATTCTTTTTTGTAAAATCTTGTAGCAACAAGATTTTCTTCTATATTCATATCCCTGTTAAGACCTCTTTTGTTTCTGTCTTCGGGAATGTGTGATATCCCTGCATCACGAATAGTTTTTACTGTTTTATTTTTTATATCTTTACCTTTAAATGATATGTTTCCTTTTTCTACTTCTCTTATACCTGTTATGGCTTCTATCAGTTCACTCTGTCCATTTCCGTCTACTCCGGCTATTCCTACTATTTCTCCTCTTTTTACCTCAAATGAAATACCTCTGATTTTAGCAAGCTCTCTTTCACTGGATACATAGATATCATCCACTTTCAGCAGTGTTTCCTCTACTTGCGGCTTTGTTTTTTCTATATTCAGAAAAACTTCACGGCCAACCATCATTTTAGCCAGCTCTACAGGGTTAGTGTCATTTTTGGAAACAGTGTTTATATGCTTACTTTGTCTCATAACAGTAATTCTGTCACTGATTTT
This Sebaldella sp. S0638 DNA region includes the following protein-coding sequences:
- a CDS encoding ABC transporter permease — translated: MKGLTSIIDYSIIHATIRASTPILLAAFSAVITQQANILNVGVEGIMLMSAFMAVYVSFLTGSWILAVLAAVVVGLLVAVIIGLAHLKYKGDIFAVGMTVNLLVLALTRFLLQKLLKASGSFYSAEIAPMPKIHFAFLEKSPVLNSIFNNYSLMEILVVPIVLLMWFVLYKTIWGLRTRSIGLNEEAAETAGINTYRRKFQVILLSGVIGGLAGAHLSLGYSNMFVENMTNGRGFMGVAAMFFGNANPIFTTVGCFIFGFADSIGARLQAYGFPSQFVLMIPYLSTVIILAISIISKQRKSKKMKSALN
- a CDS encoding ABC transporter permease, with protein sequence MNMKNKYINIFISIIVCMFLSGIIIAIMGEDPVEAYIQLFRGAFVGNFNLGSTLEKFVPLLLTGLAFIVGAKVGVFNVGVEGELYLGAVTAAWVGYSLKGMPSVLHIILCFAAAMIVGAAWAFIPAYLKAYFSVNEVCVTILMNYVAIYITSYLVNYPLSGHTGISQTPPIEKSASLLRILKPSRANIGLFVAIGVCILIYFIIRKTKLGFEMRNTGSNPFFAEYTGVRPKKVMIIGMLMSGAIGGLAGAIEVMGIYGVFLDNFSLNIAGDGMLAALIAKGSLAALPVLSLFIAALKSGSLGMERYTGVPKSLIDVLIALFILLATMDTLFGFIKSRKKKNKE
- a CDS encoding ABC transporter ATP-binding protein; this translates as MKKQIVLMKDIEKRFGNISAIKNGFFDLYEGEIHSLIGENGAGKSTMMKILYGLYPKDGGILEVRGKAYEDYSTKTAIELGIGMVHQEFMLVKEMTVLENIILGFEPKKTMDRIDFAKAKEAIEEYIEKYKLDVQVNKKIQDISVGEAQRVEIIKTLYRGVDILILDEPTAVLTPQETEKLFVILENLKKNGKSIIFISHKLNEVMKISDRITVMRQSKHINTVSKNDTNPVELAKMMVGREVFLNIEKTKPQVEETLLKVDDIYVSSERELAKIRGISFEVKRGEIVGIAGVDGNGQSELIEAITGIREVEKGNISFKGKDIKNKTVKTIRDAGISHIPEDRNKRGLNRDMNIEENLVATRFYKKEFSGKVLLDYKKIRNYAVEAIKKFDIRPDNPEISTKSLSGGNAQKIIVARELGSESDLLIASQPTRGIDIGSIEFIRKSINEYKSKGKGILLVSAELEEVMSLSDRIIVMYEGGIAGILSAEEATEENVGFLMTGGNKAHEYEK